In Temnothorax longispinosus isolate EJ_2023e chromosome 2, Tlon_JGU_v1, whole genome shotgun sequence, one DNA window encodes the following:
- the LOC139809023 gene encoding uncharacterized protein isoform X3 → MADIKQDHKGEDVDSYGMGNSADPKNMQELTQYVQTLLQNMQDKFQTMSDQIIGRIDEMGNRIDDLEKNIADLMTQAGVEGGDK, encoded by the exons ATGGCCGACATCAAGCAGGACCACAAGGGTGAGGACGTCGACAGCTACGGGATGGGCAACAGCGCCGACCCGAAGAACATGCAGGAGCTGACGCAATAC GTGCAAACGCTGCTGCAGAACATGCAGGACAAGTTTCAAACCATGTCCGACCAGATCATAGGAAGAA TAGATGAAATGGGCAACAGAATAGACGACCTGGAAAAGAATATCGCGGACCTAATGACGCAGGCGGGAGTCGAAGGTGGTGATAAATAA
- the LOC139809023 gene encoding uncharacterized protein isoform X2, whose protein sequence is MADIKQDHKGEDVDSYGMGNSADPKNMQELTQYVQTLLQNMQDKFQTMSDQIIGRIDEMGNRIDDLEKNIADLMTQAGVEDNRDATTTDITIRQLQ, encoded by the exons ATGGCCGACATCAAGCAGGACCACAAGGGTGAGGACGTCGACAGCTACGGGATGGGCAACAGCGCCGACCCGAAGAACATGCAGGAGCTGACGCAATAC GTGCAAACGCTGCTGCAGAACATGCAGGACAAGTTTCAAACCATGTCCGACCAGATCATAGGAAGAA TAGATGAAATGGGCAACAGAATAGACGACCTGGAAAAGAATATCGCGGACCTAATGACGCAGGCGGGAGTCGAAG ATAACCGAGACGCTACAACTACGGATATAACGATTAGGCAACTTCAGTGA
- the LOC139809023 gene encoding uncharacterized protein isoform X1: protein MADIKQDHKGEDVDSYGMGNSADPKNMQELTQYVSPRIYARDDDDAFGDVPSRHDPDATLTPLQVQTLLQNMQDKFQTMSDQIIGRIDEMGNRIDDLEKNIADLMTQAGVEGGDK, encoded by the exons ATGGCCGACATCAAGCAGGACCACAAGGGTGAGGACGTCGACAGCTACGGGATGGGCAACAGCGCCGACCCGAAGAACATGCAGGAGCTGACGCAATACGTGAGTCCGCGTATTTACGCACGGGATGACGATGACGCATTCGGGGACGTTCCGTCGCGACACGACCCTGACGCTACGTTGACTCCTTTGCAGGTGCAAACGCTGCTGCAGAACATGCAGGACAAGTTTCAAACCATGTCCGACCAGATCATAGGAAGAA TAGATGAAATGGGCAACAGAATAGACGACCTGGAAAAGAATATCGCGGACCTAATGACGCAGGCGGGAGTCGAAGGTGGTGATAAATAA
- the Fam92 gene encoding CBY1-interacting BAR domain-containing protein 1-A isoform X1 translates to MLRARSQSSLYEQEAKFVQDRITGVEKHFAELCTIFAAFARKAARLRDKGDELAKIIQTYADSEIINRSLSAGLANFSATLSVIGDYRDAEVQRLDSKVIVPLSQYATICKHARDDVKNTFAARDRELTRRRHLDKVRERNPRNRQMISQAESELTKASIEVSRVVKGLEEQIDSFERRKLHDLKSILLDFVTIELSFHTKALELLTKAYQDVAAVDEIKDIEEFRETMRVPDSVARLDTVGRTSFRQAYSLTNLATRFASSPMASQKLANRGTESADSIRTAFTNSSESVQVEEYPDSTEETESESIREKPVRTRQKSM, encoded by the exons atgcTTCGAGCGCGCTCTCAAAGCAGCTTGTA CGAGCAGGAAGCGAAGTTCGTACAGGATCGCATAACGGGCGTGGAGAAACACTTCGCCGAGCTGTGCACGATATTCGCTGCGTTCGCCAGAAAAGCTGCCAG ATTGCGTGATAAGGGCGACGAGTTGgctaaaataatacaaacttATGCGGATTCGGAAATCATAAATCGATCACTGAGCGCCGGGCTCGCAAATTTTTCCGCAACGTTATCGGTCATCGGCGATTATAG AGATGCGGAAGTACAAAGATTGGATTCCAAAGTAATTGTACCTCTCTCACAATACGCAACGATTTGCAAGCATGCCCGCgatgatgtaaaaaatactttcgcAGCACGCGACAGAGAACTCACGAGACGAAGACACCTGGATAAAGTTCGAGAAAGAAATCCCAGGAATCGTCAAATGATA TCGCAAGCCGAATCGGAGTTGACAAAAGCGTCCATTGAAGTATCCCGCGTAGTGAAAGGACTCGAGGAACAGATCGACTCATTCGAACGACGAAAGTTGCACGATTTGAAGTCCATACTTTTAGATTTTGTCACCATCGAATTGAGCTTTCATACAAAGGCTCTTGAGCTTTTGACCAAGGCATATCAAGATGTTGCAGCTGTTGAcgaaattaaagatattgag GAATTTCGAGAGACAATGCGAGTTCCCGATTCCGTCGCAAGATTAGACACGGTGGGCAGAACTTCGTTTCGACAAGCTTACTCGTTAACGAACTTAGCCACTCGATTCGCATCCTCGCCCATGGCGTCGCAGAAATTAGCTAATCGAGGAACCGAATCTGCG GATTCCATACGGACCGCGTTCACAAATTCTTCCGAGTCGGTTCAAGTCGAAGAATATCCAGACAGTACAGAGGAAACGGAATCGGAGTCAATTCGAGAGAAGCCAGTGAGAACTAGGCAAAAatctatgtaa
- the Fam92 gene encoding CBY1-interacting BAR domain-containing protein 1-A isoform X2 has protein sequence MLRARSQSSLYEQEAKFVQDRITGVEKHFAELCTIFAAFARKAARLRDKGDELAKIIQTYADSEIINRSLSAGLANFSATLSVIGDYRDAEVQRLDSKVIVPLSQYATICKHARDDVKNTFAARDRELTRRRHLDKVRERNPRNRQMISQAESELTKASIEVSRVVKGLEEQIDSFERRKLHDLKSILLDFVTIELSFHTKALELLTKAYQDVAAVDEIKDIEDYQSARGEINGEFRETMRVPDSVARLDTVGRTSFRQAYSLTNLATRFASSPMASQKLANRGTESADSIRTAFTNSSESVQVEEYPDSTEETESESIREKPKRVSKHAGYKVKKRFILKPVPAIPTCQKSLMSSIIYRIPYRLNQTK, from the exons atgcTTCGAGCGCGCTCTCAAAGCAGCTTGTA CGAGCAGGAAGCGAAGTTCGTACAGGATCGCATAACGGGCGTGGAGAAACACTTCGCCGAGCTGTGCACGATATTCGCTGCGTTCGCCAGAAAAGCTGCCAG ATTGCGTGATAAGGGCGACGAGTTGgctaaaataatacaaacttATGCGGATTCGGAAATCATAAATCGATCACTGAGCGCCGGGCTCGCAAATTTTTCCGCAACGTTATCGGTCATCGGCGATTATAG AGATGCGGAAGTACAAAGATTGGATTCCAAAGTAATTGTACCTCTCTCACAATACGCAACGATTTGCAAGCATGCCCGCgatgatgtaaaaaatactttcgcAGCACGCGACAGAGAACTCACGAGACGAAGACACCTGGATAAAGTTCGAGAAAGAAATCCCAGGAATCGTCAAATGATA TCGCAAGCCGAATCGGAGTTGACAAAAGCGTCCATTGAAGTATCCCGCGTAGTGAAAGGACTCGAGGAACAGATCGACTCATTCGAACGACGAAAGTTGCACGATTTGAAGTCCATACTTTTAGATTTTGTCACCATCGAATTGAGCTTTCATACAAAGGCTCTTGAGCTTTTGACCAAGGCATATCAAGATGTTGCAGCTGTTGAcgaaattaaagatattgag GACTATCAAAGCGCGAGAGGAGAGATAAATGGG GAATTTCGAGAGACAATGCGAGTTCCCGATTCCGTCGCAAGATTAGACACGGTGGGCAGAACTTCGTTTCGACAAGCTTACTCGTTAACGAACTTAGCCACTCGATTCGCATCCTCGCCCATGGCGTCGCAGAAATTAGCTAATCGAGGAACCGAATCTGCG GATTCCATACGGACCGCGTTCACAAATTCTTCCGAGTCGGTTCAAGTCGAAGAATATCCAGACAGTACAGAGGAAACGGAATCGGAGTCAATTCGAGAGAAGCCA AAAAGAGTGTCAAAACATGCTGGATACAAAGTAAAGAAACGCTTCATTCTCAAACCCGTCCCAGCAATTCCCACGTGTCAGAAGTCTTTAATGTCGTCTATAATATACCGTATACCTTACAGACTGAATCAGacaaagtaa